Proteins from a single region of Candidatus Saccharibacteria bacterium:
- the pyrB gene encoding aspartate carbamoyltransferase, with the protein MHVLTVEQYDQTQLASLFSRADELRTYVTNDQRRELAQLHAGKQMCSLFYEPSTRTRLSFETAAAKMGMGVVSTENAREFSSASKGETIEDTIRVLDEYQYDCIVMRHHETGAAARAGSVGVTPIINAGDGKGEHPTQALLDAYTIYRKFGRLDNLRIVMGGDLANGRTVRSLSLLLSRYKNNKITYVSIPELQIGNDIKMALTKTETIFNETSDMNAAFKDADVVYWTRLQKERLEHPEKLAGLNFIIDKAALSHLPESAIIMHPLPRVDEISPEIDTDSRAIYFEQAGNGLFVRMALIDQLLS; encoded by the coding sequence ATGCATGTACTGACAGTCGAACAATACGACCAGACTCAGCTTGCTTCTCTATTCTCTCGCGCCGATGAACTTCGTACTTATGTAACAAACGACCAACGACGCGAATTGGCGCAACTTCATGCTGGAAAGCAGATGTGTAGCTTGTTTTACGAGCCATCTACCCGAACCCGGCTCAGTTTTGAGACGGCGGCGGCGAAAATGGGTATGGGCGTGGTAAGCACTGAAAACGCGCGCGAGTTTTCGTCGGCCTCTAAGGGTGAGACGATTGAGGATACAATCCGTGTCCTCGATGAATATCAGTATGACTGTATTGTGATGCGACATCACGAAACAGGTGCGGCTGCGCGGGCCGGTTCGGTAGGTGTAACGCCAATTATAAATGCGGGCGACGGCAAGGGCGAACACCCTACTCAGGCTCTTCTCGATGCGTACACGATTTATCGAAAATTTGGCCGGCTTGATAATCTTCGCATTGTTATGGGTGGCGATCTAGCGAATGGACGTACGGTGCGGTCGTTGTCGCTGCTGCTTTCACGCTATAAGAATAATAAAATTACGTACGTTTCTATTCCCGAACTTCAAATAGGTAATGATATTAAGATGGCGCTGACAAAAACGGAGACTATTTTTAACGAGACCTCGGATATGAACGCCGCATTTAAGGATGCCGATGTCGTGTACTGGACGCGTTTGCAAAAAGAGCGTTTAGAGCACCCTGAAAAGCTTGCGGGATTGAATTTTATCATAGATAAAGCTGCTTTGTCGCATCTTCCAGAATCGGCAATTATTATGCATCCGCTTCCTCGGGTAGATGAAATAAGTCCTGAGATTGATACCGATTCGCGTGCGATTTATTTTGAACAGGCGGGTAATGGTCTGTTCGTTCGCATGGCGTTGATTGATCAATTGCTATCGTAG
- a CDS encoding DNA recombination protein RmuC, producing MEQTFLFIVLIVIIVGFGLVIAMLNRRLGELKNAGAVEMVKSDVTELTRSIALLQQNMGDKLDRGNLAMQGSMQKQLSESAKLVADVTQRLAKLDETNRRVVDVADELKTLQNVLQNPKQRGVFGEYYLQSVLENVLPPGQFQMQYKFNDGEIVDAAIFLERKQVLAVDSKFSLENYNRMIEATDKTERDRLMMKVKMDLKGRIDETSKYIRPSENTMDFAFMFIPSESLYYDLLINNVGTGGSSRDLIEYAFRDKHVIIVSPTSFMAYLQTVLQGLRSLQIEEQAKDIQIRVGKLGLHIGKFEEYMQKLGTALSTTVNHYNAAHKELGKVDKDIIKIAGNDPSVAPQLLDRPQRDE from the coding sequence ATGGAACAAACCTTTCTTTTTATCGTGTTGATTGTTATTATTGTTGGCTTTGGCTTGGTGATCGCTATGTTGAACCGACGTCTGGGTGAGCTAAAAAACGCAGGTGCTGTTGAGATGGTGAAGTCTGATGTCACCGAGCTAACGCGAAGTATCGCGCTGCTGCAGCAGAATATGGGCGATAAGCTCGATCGCGGAAATCTTGCTATGCAAGGCTCGATGCAAAAGCAACTAAGTGAAAGTGCAAAACTAGTTGCAGATGTAACGCAGCGCCTTGCAAAACTCGACGAAACGAACCGCCGGGTTGTTGATGTGGCCGATGAGCTGAAGACGCTGCAAAATGTGCTGCAAAATCCAAAGCAGCGCGGTGTTTTTGGTGAATACTATTTACAGTCTGTTCTTGAAAACGTACTGCCACCGGGTCAGTTTCAGATGCAATATAAATTTAACGACGGCGAGATTGTTGATGCGGCGATCTTTCTTGAGCGCAAGCAGGTGCTTGCAGTTGATAGCAAGTTTAGTCTTGAAAACTATAACCGCATGATTGAGGCGACCGACAAGACGGAGCGCGACCGCTTAATGATGAAAGTCAAAATGGATCTTAAAGGTCGGATTGACGAAACAAGTAAGTATATTCGCCCAAGTGAAAATACAATGGACTTTGCATTTATGTTTATTCCTAGCGAATCTTTGTATTACGATTTGCTTATTAATAATGTCGGAACAGGCGGTAGTTCACGTGACCTTATTGAATACGCATTCCGTGATAAGCATGTGATTATCGTAAGCCCTACGAGCTTTATGGCGTATCTGCAGACTGTTTTACAGGGGCTTCGTAGCTTGCAGATTGAAGAGCAGGCGAAGGATATTCAAATACGTGTTGGTAAGCTTGGGTTACATATCGGAAAGTTCGAAGAATATATGCAAAAGCTTGGTACTGCGCTAAGTACAACGGTGAATCACTACAACGCCGCTCACAAAGAGCTAGGTAAAGTCGACAAAGATATTATAAAGATCGCTGGCAACGATCCGTCGGTGGCGCCGCAATTACTAGATAGACCACAACGGGACGAATAG
- a CDS encoding aquaporin has product MATKKAASAAKKNGSKKPVAAKQTTTKVTTVKAVESRPAMQEAATSKRSVRFSLSRTPLVAALIAEFIGTFIFAATIVAGQGQPILVFFALVGVVLAVGAISGAYVNPALVLGAWITRRMNGVRAIAYIVAQVLGAMLALVVLNAYVNAAPAASSTDIYSGAAELFKVAALPEGKEWYVFFAEFIGAMIFGFAVAGATREKKERTAAAFTSGLGVFLGLMIAGSAAVFVGANAILNPAVAISLQALSFNTWPIMVYVVGASLGAIGGFILYDMLRGEEKA; this is encoded by the coding sequence ATGGCTACCAAAAAAGCTGCTTCGGCCGCGAAAAAAAATGGTTCTAAAAAACCAGTCGCAGCGAAGCAAACGACAACAAAAGTAACAACAGTAAAAGCTGTTGAATCACGACCTGCAATGCAGGAGGCAGCAACCAGCAAGCGATCTGTCAGATTCAGCCTTAGCCGAACACCACTTGTTGCAGCATTGATTGCCGAATTTATCGGTACGTTCATTTTTGCCGCAACAATCGTCGCCGGACAAGGTCAGCCAATCCTGGTATTCTTCGCCCTCGTGGGTGTTGTACTCGCCGTTGGTGCAATCTCTGGTGCATATGTTAACCCAGCACTCGTGCTTGGTGCATGGATCACTCGCCGCATGAATGGCGTTCGTGCAATCGCCTACATCGTAGCCCAAGTACTTGGTGCGATGCTTGCGCTCGTTGTACTAAACGCATATGTCAACGCAGCTCCTGCAGCTTCGTCAACCGACATCTACAGCGGTGCAGCAGAACTCTTCAAGGTAGCGGCGCTTCCTGAGGGCAAAGAATGGTACGTATTCTTCGCAGAGTTCATTGGTGCGATGATCTTCGGATTTGCCGTCGCCGGTGCAACCCGCGAAAAGAAAGAACGCACAGCAGCAGCCTTCACAAGCGGACTTGGTGTATTCCTCGGTCTTATGATCGCTGGATCAGCAGCAGTATTCGTTGGCGCAAACGCTATCCTTAACCCTGCAGTTGCTATTTCACTACAGGCGCTCAGCTTCAACACATGGCCAATCATGGTATATGTCGTTGGTGCAAGCCTTGGTGCTATCGGTGGATTTATCCTTTACGATATGCTCCGCGGTGAAGAAAAAGCCTAA
- the pheT gene encoding phenylalanine--tRNA ligase subunit beta, whose protein sequence is MIISTNWLKEYTDISLSIDELATRIGARLVEIEEVVDLGAKYSGVVVARVVEAKPLEGSDHLNVTKLDDGGVVQDIERDENGYVQVVCGAPNVREGLLVAWLPPKTIVPETYGSDDQFILDARKLRGVMSNGMIASARELDLFDEHDGILEIDVEVKPGTPFADVYELNDYLLDIENKSLTHRPDAFGVVGFAREIAAIQGNAFTTPQWLAGDSSYAGDFNDAPEMKVTIDNPEVSQRYQGVLLRNVNGGAKSPLAVQTYLARVGVRPISAVVDVTNYLMLASGQPLHAFDYDKLAAVNDGKIDIHVRGGRKGDTLKLLDGRTIELDESDIVIANGETPVALAGAMGGADTEIDDSTTNIFLESATFNLYNLRATQMRHGIFSEAITRFTKGQPAELTAPVLIQAIELMGKHANATLASAIVESYPGKADPVKVSISIERINAVLGTELTADEAAETMRRVEFDVTNEDGAMVFTAPYWRSDIHIAEDIIEEIGRLNGFDSITPTLPKRDFTAVRPSKFDIVRADIRRALVRAGANEVLTYSFVHGDLLEKAGQNADGSYRITNSISPDLQYYRQTLTPSLLSAVHGNVRQGFDSFALFEINKVHPKQHGLTDEGVPGEIDMVALTLASKNNESGAAYYKAKKMLAYLGESLGLDLMYSPIDADPNYPVTAPFEYRRAAMVTDRKTDTFIGIVGEYKKSVARSFKLPEYSAGFEIGSVPLLEAIQKLTSAYKPLSKYPSSERDMCFQVSNDIHYQQVVDAVRGALAKTDLASEITPIDIYQAEGAATKNVTIRIKLTANDRTLKSEDVTSVTDEIAATVVAAVGAKVV, encoded by the coding sequence ATGATTATTTCGACTAACTGGCTAAAAGAGTATACAGATATTTCACTTTCGATTGACGAGCTTGCAACGCGCATTGGCGCACGGCTTGTTGAAATTGAGGAAGTTGTTGATCTTGGGGCGAAATATTCGGGCGTGGTTGTTGCGCGTGTAGTGGAAGCGAAGCCCCTAGAAGGCAGTGATCATTTAAATGTGACAAAGCTCGATGATGGCGGTGTGGTGCAAGATATTGAACGCGACGAAAACGGCTACGTTCAGGTTGTTTGTGGCGCTCCGAATGTTCGCGAAGGTTTGCTTGTTGCATGGCTTCCGCCAAAAACTATCGTACCCGAAACTTATGGTAGTGATGACCAATTTATTTTAGACGCACGCAAGCTGCGCGGCGTTATGAGCAACGGAATGATTGCGAGCGCACGCGAACTTGATCTTTTCGATGAGCACGATGGGATTTTAGAGATAGATGTAGAGGTTAAGCCGGGGACGCCGTTTGCCGATGTATACGAACTTAATGACTATCTTTTAGATATTGAAAACAAATCACTGACACACAGGCCAGACGCTTTTGGTGTGGTTGGGTTTGCGCGCGAAATTGCTGCGATTCAAGGGAATGCGTTTACGACACCTCAATGGCTTGCTGGCGATTCTTCCTATGCTGGCGATTTTAACGATGCCCCAGAAATGAAGGTAACAATCGATAACCCAGAAGTTTCTCAGCGCTATCAGGGTGTTCTTTTGCGAAATGTAAATGGTGGCGCAAAGTCGCCGCTCGCGGTTCAGACCTACCTTGCGCGTGTTGGCGTGCGGCCAATTAGCGCTGTTGTTGATGTTACGAATTATCTTATGCTGGCTTCCGGGCAGCCGCTTCACGCTTTTGATTACGACAAGCTTGCCGCTGTAAACGACGGAAAAATTGATATTCATGTTCGTGGCGGACGAAAAGGTGACACATTGAAGCTGCTCGACGGACGCACGATAGAACTCGACGAGTCGGATATTGTTATTGCCAACGGCGAAACGCCAGTCGCGTTAGCTGGTGCAATGGGTGGCGCCGACACCGAGATCGATGATTCAACAACGAACATCTTTTTGGAAAGCGCGACATTTAATCTTTATAATCTCCGCGCAACGCAAATGCGACACGGTATTTTTAGCGAAGCAATTACAAGGTTTACAAAAGGCCAACCAGCGGAACTTACGGCGCCCGTTCTTATTCAGGCGATCGAGCTTATGGGCAAACATGCCAATGCAACGCTCGCTAGTGCTATCGTAGAAAGCTACCCCGGCAAGGCCGATCCTGTAAAAGTCTCGATCTCTATTGAACGTATTAACGCTGTTCTTGGAACCGAGCTTACTGCCGACGAAGCGGCCGAGACGATGCGCCGCGTAGAATTTGATGTTACGAACGAAGATGGTGCCATGGTATTTACTGCACCGTACTGGCGTTCGGATATTCACATAGCAGAAGATATCATTGAGGAAATTGGCCGTTTGAATGGATTTGATTCAATTACGCCAACACTTCCAAAACGTGACTTTACGGCCGTGCGCCCAAGCAAGTTTGATATTGTCCGGGCAGATATTCGCCGCGCGCTTGTTCGCGCGGGTGCAAATGAAGTGCTAACGTACAGTTTTGTTCATGGTGACTTGCTTGAAAAAGCAGGGCAGAACGCCGACGGCTCATACCGAATTACTAACTCAATTAGTCCCGATCTTCAATACTATCGCCAAACTTTAACCCCGAGCCTTCTTAGTGCTGTGCATGGTAACGTGCGGCAGGGATTTGATAGTTTTGCATTATTCGAAATTAACAAAGTACACCCAAAGCAGCACGGCCTGACCGACGAAGGAGTTCCTGGTGAAATCGATATGGTTGCGCTGACTCTCGCAAGCAAGAATAATGAATCTGGTGCGGCATACTATAAAGCAAAGAAAATGCTTGCTTACTTAGGTGAGTCTCTAGGGCTTGATTTGATGTATTCGCCGATAGATGCCGACCCTAACTATCCAGTGACGGCGCCGTTTGAATATCGCCGCGCGGCAATGGTAACTGATCGCAAAACCGATACATTTATAGGTATTGTGGGTGAATACAAAAAGTCGGTCGCGCGCTCTTTCAAGCTTCCTGAGTATTCAGCCGGTTTCGAAATAGGTTCAGTGCCGCTGCTTGAGGCAATTCAAAAATTAACAAGTGCCTACAAGCCCCTTAGTAAGTATCCTAGCTCTGAGCGTGATATGTGCTTCCAGGTAAGCAACGATATCCATTACCAGCAGGTGGTTGATGCTGTCCGTGGTGCGCTGGCAAAGACTGATCTTGCGAGCGAAATTACACCGATTGATATCTATCAAGCAGAAGGCGCGGCGACTAAGAATGTTACTATTCGTATTAAATTGACTGCGAATGATCGAACGCTTAAGAGTGAAGATGTGACCTCTGTCACCGATGAGATTGCCGCAACGGTTGTCGCTGCAGTAGGGGCAAAAGTCGTTTAG
- the cyoA gene encoding ubiquinol oxidase subunit II — MRNTVKIAAVLLIITACIVASILFFQNYNVAVLNPQGEIADKQRNLMIFTVLLALVVVVPVFTMLALFSWKYREGNKKAKYRPDWAGNKWLEMLWWGIPCVIIAVLSVITWQTSHELDPYKPIQSNEKPVEVQVVALQWKWLFIYPEYDVASVNKLVFPEKTPVNFTLTSDAPMNSFWIPSLGSQVYAMSGMSTKLHLIANAKGEYEGYSANISGDGFADMKFSAESISHEGFDLWVDHIKQTSSDITYASYEVLAKPNSISAPLYYKLGDSGLYDKIVMKYMTPGAGNPHPTEDTPQENQQHDIPDNSEMIHTNHMDMEGM; from the coding sequence GTGCGAAATACAGTAAAAATTGCGGCAGTCCTACTTATTATTACCGCATGTATTGTCGCCTCGATTCTTTTTTTCCAGAACTATAATGTTGCCGTCCTAAATCCACAAGGTGAGATTGCCGACAAGCAGCGCAATCTTATGATATTCACAGTGCTACTCGCCCTAGTTGTGGTCGTGCCTGTATTTACTATGCTTGCGTTGTTTTCGTGGAAATACCGCGAAGGCAATAAAAAAGCAAAATATCGCCCAGACTGGGCGGGTAATAAGTGGCTAGAAATGCTTTGGTGGGGGATTCCGTGTGTTATTATTGCGGTGCTTAGCGTTATTACATGGCAGACAAGTCACGAACTTGACCCTTATAAACCTATTCAAAGCAACGAAAAGCCAGTAGAGGTGCAAGTTGTTGCTCTGCAGTGGAAATGGCTATTTATTTACCCTGAATACGACGTCGCAAGCGTGAATAAACTGGTATTTCCCGAAAAGACACCGGTTAACTTTACGCTTACATCGGATGCGCCAATGAACTCTTTTTGGATTCCGAGCCTGGGCAGTCAGGTATATGCAATGAGCGGCATGTCGACCAAACTACACCTTATAGCAAATGCAAAGGGCGAGTACGAGGGCTACTCGGCTAACATTAGTGGTGATGGTTTTGCTGACATGAAGTTCTCGGCTGAATCAATTTCGCACGAAGGTTTTGATCTTTGGGTTGATCATATCAAGCAGACATCTAGCGATATAACCTACGCGTCGTATGAAGTGTTGGCGAAGCCGAATTCAATCTCTGCGCCCTTGTACTATAAGTTGGGTGATAGTGGCCTTTACGATAAGATTGTTATGAAGTACATGACGCCAGGTGCTGGTAATCCGCACCCAACTGAAGACACTCCACAAGAAAATCAACAGCATGATATACCGGATAATTCTGAAATGATACACACAAATCACATGGACATGGAGGGAATGTAA
- the pheS gene encoding phenylalanine--tRNA ligase subunit alpha, whose protein sequence is MENIDQLRAELLGRITTSDQPREILKSDEIKKLYGVIPTLAPNERGAFGKAVNDLKVALEAAVIIRETELEDVSIEPLDVTAPWDINGAELALFPTEQGSQHPLTRELENVVDIFTRMGFEAIESRQIDDDHHMFGALNFPENHPARDGYDTFRTEEGFIPPAHTSTMQNRILKDGRAKLEAGGQIAAVSYGRVFRNEDVDATHEHTFYQCEGVFVSSDANLGQMLGTLRSFFEVYYGQKLKIKTQPAYFPFVEPGLEFAIEKPAALGGKPGEWLEMLGCGMIHPNVLRAADIDPEKYRGFAWGGGIERLVMLKYGIEDLRHFESAKLQFLRKFA, encoded by the coding sequence ATGGAAAATATCGATCAACTGCGCGCAGAGTTACTCGGGCGCATTACCACATCCGACCAACCGCGAGAAATTTTGAAGAGCGATGAAATTAAAAAACTCTACGGAGTTATTCCTACGCTTGCGCCAAACGAGCGCGGTGCGTTTGGCAAGGCGGTGAACGATCTTAAAGTCGCACTTGAAGCTGCTGTTATTATACGCGAAACGGAACTCGAAGACGTTTCTATTGAGCCGCTCGATGTAACGGCGCCGTGGGATATAAACGGTGCAGAACTGGCCTTGTTTCCAACTGAACAAGGTTCGCAGCACCCGCTAACACGAGAGCTTGAAAACGTTGTCGATATTTTTACACGTATGGGTTTTGAGGCAATCGAATCTCGCCAAATCGACGACGACCACCATATGTTTGGTGCACTTAACTTTCCCGAAAATCACCCAGCGCGCGATGGCTACGATACATTCCGAACCGAAGAAGGCTTTATTCCACCTGCGCATACCAGCACCATGCAGAATCGTATTTTAAAAGACGGCCGCGCAAAACTAGAAGCCGGCGGTCAGATTGCGGCGGTAAGCTATGGCCGCGTGTTCCGCAACGAAGATGTCGATGCGACGCACGAACATACGTTCTATCAGTGTGAGGGTGTTTTTGTGTCGAGCGACGCCAACCTTGGTCAGATGCTTGGAACGCTGCGAAGCTTTTTCGAAGTATATTATGGTCAAAAACTAAAGATTAAAACACAGCCTGCGTATTTTCCGTTCGTCGAGCCTGGCCTTGAGTTTGCTATCGAAAAGCCAGCGGCTCTTGGTGGAAAACCGGGCGAATGGCTAGAAATGCTTGGGTGCGGAATGATTCACCCGAACGTACTTCGCGCCGCTGATATTGACCCAGAAAAATATCGTGGATTTGCATGGGGTGGCGGTATCGAGCGTCTGGTTATGTTGAAATACGGCATTGAAGACCTGCGTCATTTTGAATCGGCTAAACTACAATTTTTGAGGAAATTCGCATGA
- a CDS encoding fibronectin type III domain-containing protein, whose protein sequence is MIKNKSGFTIVEVTIVVVILAILSTISVVMYSRVQADTRNSERSSKVSVIADALEHYYTKNGEYPSCSAMTQSGDVVSRDILGGISQSNLIAPKSEAGTTSSITCLPLTAGSGPDTFAYVGDGSTTCNTGAACLTFKIQYREEGTGVIKEVLAQHTVQISATSAPTLTATANGETGASLSWTAVASAVSYRYQRATDAAFTQNMVQTTTATLTASPSGLTPGSTYYFRVLAVTGVGDGAWSNTADITTSIQAPPAAPVVSAAMSGTNAVGTTGTVTCSSGTPQYQIRYRSTATATMGSWSSWSSWGTGLTRTEAASQGYQYGFQAQARCFGQTSGSNTTALSNIATTVRPIATPTAPTWVTPSSMQSNVYAIVNWSGSCPSGTNRVNATFRSRDWLGGTWGPHPWGYNDSWENASSSNKNVEYWGKFRCQTTYSTSSYTSETYKVIVVSP, encoded by the coding sequence ATGATTAAAAACAAAAGTGGCTTTACTATTGTTGAAGTAACGATCGTTGTCGTGATTCTTGCCATCCTCTCAACTATCTCTGTTGTTATGTATTCTAGGGTGCAGGCAGATACGCGAAACTCCGAAAGATCATCAAAGGTGTCGGTTATCGCCGATGCATTAGAGCACTACTACACGAAAAACGGCGAATATCCTAGCTGTAGTGCCATGACGCAAAGTGGTGATGTTGTAAGCCGGGATATCTTGGGCGGAATTAGCCAATCTAATCTTATTGCCCCTAAAAGCGAGGCTGGAACAACGAGCTCGATAACCTGTCTGCCTCTTACTGCCGGAAGCGGGCCAGATACCTTTGCCTATGTAGGCGATGGAAGCACGACATGTAATACGGGCGCTGCTTGTTTGACGTTTAAAATTCAATACCGAGAGGAAGGTACGGGTGTCATAAAAGAAGTGCTGGCGCAGCACACGGTTCAGATATCGGCAACATCTGCACCGACACTTACTGCGACGGCGAACGGTGAAACTGGGGCAAGCTTGAGCTGGACGGCTGTTGCTAGCGCAGTAAGTTACCGTTATCAGCGTGCAACCGATGCTGCATTTACGCAAAACATGGTACAAACGACAACCGCAACCTTAACCGCTAGTCCGTCTGGGTTGACACCGGGCTCTACTTACTACTTCCGGGTTCTTGCGGTTACTGGTGTGGGTGATGGTGCATGGTCGAATACGGCCGATATAACGACATCTATTCAGGCGCCTCCTGCGGCTCCGGTTGTTTCGGCGGCAATGTCGGGTACGAATGCTGTGGGCACAACGGGTACCGTAACCTGTAGCTCGGGGACGCCACAATATCAGATTCGTTACCGAAGTACGGCAACGGCAACTATGGGGTCATGGTCAAGTTGGAGCTCTTGGGGGACGGGACTCACTCGCACCGAGGCTGCCTCGCAGGGATACCAGTATGGGTTCCAAGCTCAGGCGCGTTGTTTTGGACAGACCTCTGGAAGCAACACGACGGCGCTAAGCAATATTGCGACAACGGTTCGTCCAATTGCCACACCTACCGCACCGACATGGGTGACTCCGTCATCGATGCAGTCGAACGTTTACGCGATTGTTAACTGGTCTGGATCGTGCCCCAGTGGAACGAACCGTGTAAACGCAACGTTTAGAAGTAGGGACTGGCTTGGTGGCACATGGGGTCCACATCCTTGGGGTTACAATGATTCCTGGGAGAATGCATCTAGCAGTAACAAGAACGTAGAATACTGGGGTAAGTTCAGATGTCAGACAACCTATTCTACGTCATCGTACACCTCGGAAACATATAAAGTTATTGTAGTGAGCCCGTAA
- a CDS encoding phosphatase PAP2 family protein, protein MTAQTIIKLLADGAIIPIIAIAGFALLFMVPRGKRFEAYVRIVMAGLTAYLIAKLLGSIYQPSGERPFEILGVMPGASYLDNPGFPSDHALFTAFLTLAVWFETRSKKLTIILAALTVLVCIGRVLALVHTPLDVIAGILVACTGVVWYLQRDKNITPITRKKRKDSVQ, encoded by the coding sequence ATGACCGCGCAAACAATCATAAAGCTTCTTGCTGATGGCGCAATTATTCCAATTATAGCAATTGCAGGGTTTGCGTTGCTTTTTATGGTCCCTCGGGGCAAACGGTTTGAGGCATATGTGCGAATTGTTATGGCTGGACTTACAGCGTATTTAATCGCTAAGTTACTGGGTTCTATATATCAGCCAAGCGGCGAGCGTCCGTTCGAGATACTTGGGGTTATGCCAGGGGCTTCATATCTTGATAATCCAGGATTTCCATCTGATCATGCGTTGTTTACGGCGTTTTTAACATTGGCGGTTTGGTTTGAGACGAGAAGTAAAAAACTGACAATAATTCTCGCCGCCCTTACGGTTCTTGTGTGTATTGGCCGCGTTTTAGCGCTTGTTCATACACCGCTTGATGTTATTGCGGGTATTTTGGTTGCTTGCACAGGGGTAGTCTGGTATCTTCAACGTGATAAAAATATTACACCAATCACTCGCAAAAAACGCAAAGACTCTGTACAATAG
- a CDS encoding SOS response-associated peptidase codes for MSARYTLFKINDFAERFHIPKLVEPIERHYNISPTQMAPVIVVRNGAPVLEHMKWGFVPQGAKDTNSVFRYKTYDAKSEGIFSKNIWRDAIRETRCLVPANGFYEWKSTDEGKRPFYITADQELFSFAGIYSSWTDPAGKEWGTFAIVTTEANDEMCAISDRMPVILQPEEEHTWLNPTASDINTLYDSMRPYDKPLRAHQVGFEVNNTKADNPKLIASI; via the coding sequence ATGAGCGCACGCTACACCCTATTTAAAATCAATGATTTCGCCGAGCGCTTTCATATTCCCAAACTGGTCGAACCTATCGAACGCCACTACAATATCAGCCCTACGCAAATGGCGCCAGTTATTGTCGTTCGCAACGGCGCGCCAGTGCTTGAACACATGAAATGGGGATTCGTTCCACAGGGTGCAAAAGACACCAATTCTGTGTTTCGCTATAAAACATACGACGCCAAATCTGAAGGTATTTTCTCAAAAAACATCTGGCGTGATGCTATTCGTGAAACCAGGTGTCTCGTTCCTGCGAATGGATTTTACGAATGGAAATCAACCGACGAAGGCAAACGTCCATTTTATATTACCGCCGATCAAGAACTCTTTTCGTTTGCCGGTATTTATAGTTCATGGACTGACCCAGCTGGCAAAGAATGGGGCACCTTCGCTATCGTTACTACCGAAGCAAACGATGAAATGTGTGCAATAAGCGACCGAATGCCCGTTATTTTACAGCCCGAAGAGGAGCATACGTGGCTTAACCCAACTGCAAGCGATATCAACACGCTTTACGATAGCATGCGCCCCTACGATAAACCTCTTCGTGCCCACCAAGTTGGATTTGAGGTGAATAATACCAAAGCCGACAATCCAAAGCTTATAGCTTCTATTTAG